The Coccidioides posadasii str. Silveira chromosome 3, complete sequence genome contains a region encoding:
- a CDS encoding uncharacterized protein (SECRETED:SignalP(1-20)~EggNog:ENOG410PK0H~COG:U~TransMembrane:1 (n3-15c20/21o176-202i)~BUSCO:13569at33183) gives MRLFTLVLGLLAYIVSSVSATALTYKLDASEQACFYKWVDSPPAKIAFYFAVQSGGSFDIDYSVVGPGEKVIMEGQKERQGDFVFTAQSVGEYRFCFNNGMSTFAEKMVDFEVAVENEQRAQLPSKPGASPEQASALEDSIFKLSGQLSTISRNQKYFRTRENRNFSTVRSTEQRIFNFSVIEGLMMVTMSGLQVFIVRFFFQGARKGYV, from the exons ATGCGGTTATTTACCCTTGTATTAGGCCTCCTGGCCTATATTGTGTCGTCTGTTTCTGCAACGGCGCTGACGTACAAGCTTGATGCCAGCGAGCAAGCTTGCTTCTATAAATGGGTCGACTCGCCACCGGCCAAAATCGCATTCTACTTTGCT GTCCAATCTGGCGGCTCCTTCGATATTGACTATTCGGTGGTTGGTCCCGGAGAGAAGGTTATTATGGAAGGCCAAAAGGAACGACAAGGGGACTTTGTTTTCACGGCGCAAAGTGTAGGAGAGTACAGATTTTGTTTTAATAACGGGATGTCTACATTTGCGGAGAAGATGGTCGATTTTGAGGTTGCG GTCGAGAACGAACAAAGAGCCCAACTCCCCTCTAAACCAGGCGCTTCCCCTGAACAAGCCTCGGCACTCGAGGACTCGATCTTCAAACTCTCCGGGCAACTTTCAACAATCAGTCGAAACCAGAAATACTTCCGCACCCGTGAGAACCGAAACTTCAGCACAGTCCGGAGCACAGAGCAGCGGATTTTCAACTTTAGCGTAATTGAAGGTTTGATGATGGTTACAATGTCTGGGTTGCAGGTGTTTATTGTCAGGTTCTTCTTCCAGGGTGCACGGAAAG